A single Paenibacillus kribbensis DNA region contains:
- a CDS encoding PadR family transcriptional regulator, producing MDERTLLLLGILKSQSLHGYQINEFIDKNLSRIASMKKATAYAILDKLNAAGLISVREDQNGNRPPRKVYSITPAGEEEFYLLLRGNLSEQDITSFKGDIGLMFIDHLSKEEAIDCLLLRLSGLTEQIEELQQIPKHKFSRGIDLSFKHHLVCKQAERNWLQSVIEELKKE from the coding sequence ATGGACGAAAGAACACTGCTATTACTTGGAATATTAAAGTCCCAAAGTTTACATGGTTATCAAATTAATGAATTTATCGATAAAAACTTGAGCCGGATTGCCTCCATGAAAAAAGCTACAGCTTACGCCATTTTGGACAAGCTGAATGCTGCAGGCTTAATCAGTGTACGTGAGGACCAGAATGGAAACCGTCCGCCAAGAAAGGTATATTCCATTACTCCGGCCGGGGAAGAGGAATTTTACTTGCTTCTTCGTGGAAACCTGTCTGAACAGGACATCACGTCCTTCAAGGGCGATATTGGACTTATGTTCATAGACCATCTATCCAAGGAAGAAGCGATCGATTGTCTCTTGCTGCGTTTGAGTGGTCTAACCGAACAAATCGAAGAATTGCAGCAAATACCTAAACATAAGTTCTCAAGAGGGATTGATTTATCGTTCAAGCATCATCTTGTATGCAAACAGGCTGAGAGGAACTGGTTGCAATCTGTTATTGAAGAATTAAAAAAAGAATAG